A part of Phoenix dactylifera cultivar Barhee BC4 chromosome 2, palm_55x_up_171113_PBpolish2nd_filt_p, whole genome shotgun sequence genomic DNA contains:
- the LOC103706264 gene encoding 6-phosphogluconate dehydrogenase, decarboxylating 1: MGLTRIGLAGLAVMGQNLALNIAEKGFPISVYNRTTSKVDETVERAKLEGNLPVYGFHDPASFVHSIQKPRVIIMLVKAGAPVDQTIATLSTHMEKGDCIIDGGNEWYENTERREKAMAELGLLYLGMGVSGGEEGARHGPSLMPGGSYEAYKNIEDILLKVAAQVPDSGPCVTYIGKGGSGNFVKMIHNGIEYGDMQLIAEAYDVLKSVGNLSNDELQQVFSEWNKGELLSFLIEITSDIFGIKDDKGEGYLVDKVLDKTGMKGTGKWTVQQAAELSVAAPTIAASLDSRFLSGLKEERVEAAKVFKSGGFGDILSSQPVDKAKLVEDVRQALYASKICSYAQGMNLIRAKSMEKGWDLKLGELARIWKGGCIIRAIFLDRIKKAYDRNPELPNLLVDPEFAMEILDRQSAWRRVICLAINAGISTPGMSASLAYFDTYRRERVPANLVQAQRDYFGAHTYERIDMPGSFHTEWFKIAKQSKILGHL, from the coding sequence ATGGGTCTCACAAGAATTGGACTTGCTGGTCTGGCTGTCATGGGCCAAAACCTAGCCCTAAACATAGCTGAGAAAGGATTCCCCATTTCAGTTTACAACCGTACCACTTCTAAGGTTGATGAGACTGTAGAACGTGCCAAACTTGAAGGAAATCTCCCAGTTTATGGTTTCCATGATCCTGCATCATTTGTCCATTCAATCCAGAAGCCCCGTGTCATCATCATGCTTGTGAAAGCTGGTGCACCTGTTGACCAGACCATAGCGACACTCTCAACTCACATGGAGAAGGGTGACTGTATAATTGATGGTGGCAATGAGTGGTATGAGAACACGGAGAGGCGAGAGAAAGCCATGGCTGAACTTGGTCTTCTTTATCTCGGGATGGGAGTTTCTGGTGGAGAGGAGGGTGCAAGGCATGGGCCTTCTTTGATGCCTGGAGGGTCGTATGAGGCCTACAAAAACATAGAAGACATCCTTCTCAAAGTGGCAGCCCAGGTTCCGGACAGTGGCCCCTGTGTTACCTATATTGGGAAAGGTGGTTCAGGCAATTTTGTCAAGATGATCCATAATGGAATTGAGTATGGCGACATGCAGCTGATTGCTGAAGCTTACGATGTATTGAAATCTGTAGGTAACCTTTCAAATGATGAGTTACAGCAGGTGTTCTCCGAATGGAATAAGGGAGAACTTCTTAGCTTTTTAATTGAGATCACATCAGACATTTTTGGAATCAAGGATGATAAGGGTGAAGGTTATCTTGTAGACAAAGTCTTAGACAAGACCGGGATGAAAGGTACTGGTAAATGGACTGTTCAACAAGCAGCTGAGTTATCAGTTGCTGCTCCAACAATTGCAGCATCTTTGGATTCAAGGTTCCTTAGTGGATTGAAGGAGGAAAGGGTTGAAGCTGCCAAAGTTTTTAAATCGGGTGGCTTCGGTGATATCTTGAGCAGTCAGCCTGTAGATAAGGCGAAATTGGTTGAGGATGTGAGGCAAGCTCTTTATGCTTCAAAGATCTGCAGCTATGCACAAGGAATGAACTTGATAAGAGCTAAGAGCATGGAGAAAGGATGGGATCTCAAGTTAGGTGAGCTTGCAAGGATATGGAAAGGTGGGTGCATCATACGTGCAATCTTCTTGGATCGGATCAAGAAGGCTTACGATCGGAACCCAGAATTACCGAACCTTCTAGTGGACCCAGAGTTTGCAATGGAGATATTAGATCGTCAGTCTGCTTGGCGCCGAGTCATATGCCTTGCTATCAATGCAGGCATAAGTACTCCAGGTATGTCTGCAAGTCTGGCTTATTTTGACACCTACAGGAGGGAAAGGGTGCCAGCTAATTTGGTTCAAGCTCAGAGGGATTACTTTGGAGCGCATACTTATGAGAGGATTGACATGCCTGGATCCTTTCATACTGAGTGGTTCAAGATCGCAAAACAGTCGAAGATCCTAGGTCATCTTTGA
- the LOC103706235 gene encoding putative pentatricopeptide repeat-containing protein At1g16830: MILRWRRLFDLTSNRTFKTLRNPSNNCLESSKLHLCPQVVESTVLSCPSDTIALSFFLWCARQPNYFHDPRSFDRMIPVVGRLTERFGSVAAIVKELEGIGCSVKAQTFMILLRIYWRGNLYRLALEVFDEMSSRNFVPNTFARNMVLDMLFKVGRFDAAMRFLRDTQFPNFLSYNIVVCNLCKSRDWLRVRDVLREMVRKGFHPNTGTYTMVLDCFHKAGRLMESLQLLAFMIVSGNQPEVAIWTMLIDSLCRAGKVDSASILLGKMIESGCSPSVVTYTSLIKGFFEARMYNKVLRLLDSMLSNGCNPDQVLYNVLIDCLSKVQKYDDAIDVFLLLRERKLKPDSYTLSSLLSAISSSGKMSLLSKLDMRLGVSVDLVACNSLLNFFCKVGHPSQAVVFYSDMVERGFAPDKYSYVGLLNGLCRLGKIDYAVNFYHAVVVNDPHIDAYVHTAILDGLIKRGKYHWAIRLFRKAVKENYCLDVVSYTVALHGLFKGDRFEEACSLFDQMKQFGVIPNTCTYNVMLLGLCRARKIDAVKQLLRDMEIAGIEMDHVAFNTIIALFIKLRRFNSAFLVFSKMCDLGMKPNKTTYSLLSKGLAHVSAKGLDNQNSQSAYNLEDTDFVYSTESDQPNELLVSSGS, from the coding sequence atgatattgagatggagaagaTTATTCGATCTTACCTCGAATCGGACATTCAAAACCCTAAGAAATCCCAGTAATAATTGCCTCGAAAGTTCCAAGCTTCATCTTTGCCCTCAGGTCGTCGAGTCGACTGTGTTGAGCTGCCCTTCGGATACAATCGCTCTAAGCTTCTTCCTCTGGTGTGCTCGTCAGCCAAATTACTTCCACGACCCCCGGTCCTTCGACCGGATGATCCCCGTCGTTGGTCGGCTCACCGAGCGCTTTGGTTCTGTTGCAGCGATTGTAAAGGAATTGGAGGGCATTGGTTGTTCCGTGAAGGCTCAAACTTTCATGATTTTACTAAGAATTTATTGGCGGGGAAACTTGTATAGGTTGGCATTGGAAGTGTTCGATGAAATGAGTAGTAGAAATTTTGTTCCCAACACCTTTGCCCGGAATATGGTTCTTGATATGCTATTCAAGGTTGGTCGTTTCGATGCAGCAATGAGGTTTCTGAGAGACACTCAGTTcccaaattttcttagttaCAATATAGTAGTATGTAATCTTTGCAAGTCCCGTGATTGGTTAAGAGTTCGGGATGTTTTAAGAGAGATGGTAAGGAAAGGATTTCATCCCAACACTGGGACTTATACAATGGTTCTGGATTGCTTTCACAAGGCAGGAAGGCTTATGGAGTCGCTACAATTGCTAGCTTTTATGATTGTTTCCGGTAATCAGCCCGAAGTAGCCATTTGGACAATGTTGATAGATAGTCTATGTCGAGCTGGGAAAGTTGATTCAGCCAGCATATTGTTGGGAAAGATGATAGAGTCTGGATGCTCACCTAGTGTTGTCACTTATACTTCCCTTATCAAAGGGTTTTTCGAAGCACGAATGTACAACAAAGTGCTTAGACTGTTAGATTCTATGCTATCAAATGGGTGCAATCCTGACCAAGTACTGTATAATGTTCTGATTGATTGCCTGTCTAAGGTGCAAAAATATGATGATGCAATTGATGTTTTCCTTCTTCTGCGTGAGAGGAAACTAAAACCAGATTCCTATACTTTGTCTTCTTTATTGTCTGCAATAAGCTCATCAGGTAAAATGAGCTTGCTTAGCAAACTTGATATGAGATTAGGTGTTTCTGTTGATCTTGTGGCTTGTAATTCCCTACTAAATTTTTTCTGCAAGGTTGGTCATCCATCTCAAGCAGTAGTGTTTTACAGTGATATGGTTGAGAGAGGCTTTGCACCAGACAAGTATAGTTATGTTGGACTGTTGAATGGTCTGTGCAGGCTAGGAAAGATAGACTATGCTGTTAATTTCTATCATGCTGTTGTTGTGAATGATCCTCATATAGATGCATATGTCCATACAGCGATCCTTGATGGACTTATTAAAAGAGGAAAATATCACTGGGCCATTAGGCTGTTTAGGAAAGCTGTTAAAGAAAATTATTGCCTTGATGTTGTATCCTATACAGTTGCTCTTCATGGGCTCTTTAAAGGTGATAGGTTTGAAGAAGCTTGCAGTTTGTTTGACCAGATGAAGCAGTTTGGTGTGATTCCTAATACTTGTACCTACAATGTGATGCTTCTTGGCCTTTGCAGGGCTAGAAAAATTGATGCAGTTAAGCAATTGCTTAGAGATATGGAGATTGCTGGAATAGAGATGGACCATGTCGCATTCAACACGATAATTGCTCTCTTCATTAAATTGCGGCGTTTTAATTCAGCTTTccttgtatttagtaaaatgtgTGATTTGGGAATGAAGCCTAACAAGACCACCTACTCATTACTGTCCAAGGGACTTGCCCATGTCTCTGCCAAAGGACTGGATAATCAGAATTCACAATCGGCATATAATCTTGAGGATACTGATTTTGTTTACAGCACTGAGTCTGATCAGCCTAATGAGCTTCTTGTAAGCTCGGGGAGTTAG
- the LOC103706244 gene encoding phosphomevalonate kinase, peroxisomal — protein MEVVASAPGKVLITGGYLILERPNAGIVLSTNARFYAMVKPLLEEVQPESWAWAWTDVKVTSPQLSRETTYKLSLKNSTLQCISSRDSTNPFVEQAVQYAVAASKVIFVDKEKKDALNKLLLLGLDITILGSNDFYSYRNQIEARGLPLTPDALASLPPFSSIMFNSEASNGTISGERCKPEVAKTGLGSSAAMTTSVVAALLHYLGVVNLPFSAKSLPEGNTNNSDLDLVHVIAQSAHCIAQGKIGSGFDVSAAVYGSQRYVRFSPAVLSSAQVIGGKCLQEVVTDILQEKWDHQKFHFSLPPLMTLLLGEPGTGGSSTPSMVGSVKQWQKSDPQKSLETWKKLAYANSVLEAQLKSLNKLAEDHWDTYRHTLAVCSGCGHERWMEQVTDQHQESIVKSLLGARDAFLEIRFHMRQMGKAAGVPIEPESQTQLLDATMNMEGVLLAGVPGAGGYDAVFAVILGEANNAVIKSWSSVGVLPLLVREDPKGVSLENGDPRAKEVSSAISSIQIN, from the exons ATGGAAGT AGTTGCTTCGGCTCCCGGGAAGGTCTTGATAACTGGGGGGTACCTCATTCTCGAGAGGCCCAATGCAGGGATTGTTCTTAGTACGAATGCCCGGTTCTATGCGATGGTTAAGCCGCTGCTCGAGGAGGTCCAGCCGGAGAGTTGGGCTTGG GCATGGACAGATGTGAAAGTAACATCTCCCCAGCTTTCTAGAGAAACAACCTACAAGTTGTCACTCAAGAACTCAACCCTTCAGTGCATCTCTTCGAG GGACTCGACAAACCCTTTTGTGGAACAGGCTGTACAATATGCTGTAGCAGCTTCTAAAGTGATATTCGTTGACAAGGAGAAGAAGGATGCATTAAATAAACTTCTTTTGCTAG GTCTTGATATCACAATCTTAGGTAGCAATGACTTCTATTCTTATAGAAATCAG attGAAGCACGTGGACTGCCTTTAACTCCGGATGCACTGGCTTCACTTCCACCTTTTTCTTCAATTATGTTTAATTCAGAAGCTTCCAATGGAACAATTTCTGGAGAGAGATGCAAACCTGAGGTTGCAAAAACTGGACTTGGCTCATCAGCTGCAATGACAACGTCAGTGGTTGCAGCTCTACTTCACTATCTTGGAGTTGTTAATCTTCCATTTTCAGCAAAAAGTCTTCCCGAAGGGAATACAAATAATTCAGATCTTGATTTAGTACATGTTATAGCTCAAAGTGCTCATTGTATAGCTCAAGGGAAAATTGGCAGTGGTTTTGATGTCAGTGCTGCTGTCTATGGTAGTCAACGCTATGTCAGATTTTCTCCTGCAGTTCTTTCTTCTGCTCAG GTTATTGGAGGGAAGTGTTTGCAAGAAGTAGTCACTGATATTCTTCAAGAGAAGTGGGATCATCAGAAGTTTCACTTTTCTTTGCCTCCGCTCATGACCCTT CTACTGGGAGAACCTGGTACTGGAGGTTCATCTACTCCATCAATGGTGGGTTCTGTGAAGCAGTGGCAGAAGTCTGATCCTCAGAAATCGCTAGAAACATGGAAAAAGTTAGCATATGCTAATTCAGTGCTTGAGGCACAACTCAAAAGTTTAAACAAATTAGCAGAGGATCACTGGGATACTTACAGACATACTTTAGCTGTTTGCAGCGGCTGTGGACATGAGAGG TGGATGGAACAAGTTACCGATCAGCATCAAGAATCTATTGTGAAGTCCCTGTTAGGAGCAAGAGATGCTTTCCTCGAGATCAGGTTTCATATGCGACAGATGGGCAAGGCTGCTGGTGTACCG ATAGAGCCAGAATCACAAACTCAGCTTTTGGATGCCACTATGAATATGGAAGGAGTTCTATTAGCAGGAGTCCCTGGAGCAGGTGGTTATGATGCAGTTTTTGCTGTTATATTGGGAGAAGCCAATAATGCTGTAATCAAATCTTGGAGCTCAGTCGGTGTTTTGCCCCTGCTTGTTAGAGAAGATCCTAAAGGTGTGTCACTGGAAAATGGTGACCCAAGAGCCAAAGAAGTGTCATCTGCCATTTCTTCAATTCAAATAAATTAG
- the LOC103706254 gene encoding pentatricopeptide repeat-containing protein At1g31920, with product MAGSLSLHQTQQFIAPPNNIPQVSENRPREQTSFPPLPHQLKTILEFRKVHAQYIKLGLDRVPRHAGDLLSACALSDWGSMDYACSIFLSLDDPGTFDFNTMIRAHVKDNDPEAALLLYKETQERIVRPDNFTFPFALKACAQLSAAGEGMQIHGHVTKLGFQCDIFVQNSLIYMYGKCGEINLCCRVFKQMGSDRTVASWSAILAAHTRMGLWNECLKLFAMMTAEGLRADESSMVSALSSCAHLGTYDLGRSIHCSLLRNISGLNVIVQTSLIDMYLKCGCLEKGMAIFDRMPQRNKWTFSAVISGLAMHGDGEKVLQILSNMLKEGIEPDEAIYVGVLSACSHAGLLEDGFWCFDQMRLEHRIIPNAQHYGCMVDLISQAGKLNEAYEMIRSMPMGPTDVAWRCLLNACKIHGNLELAECAHKNLMQLDVHNAGDHIILSNMYAEAQRWDDAARIRAEMADRGVLQVPGYSRVEVKGRMHTFVSHDKSHPKNDEVYEMLHQMEWQLRFEGYTPDTSLVHSQKLAIAFSLVNTSYGTLIRVVTNLRMNKECHTYTALISKIFEREIIIRDHNRFHCFRQGACSCGGYW from the coding sequence ATGGCAGGAAGTTTATCCCTTCATCAGACCCAACAGTTCATAGCACCACCAAACAACATCCCACAAGTCTCAGAAAATAGACCCAGAGAGCAAACTTCATTTCCCCCCTTACCACACCAACTCAAAACCATATTAGAATTCAGGAAGGTCCATGCCCAATACATTAAGCTTGGACTGGACCGAGTTCCCCGTCATGCCGGAGATCTCCTTTCCGCCTGTGCTCTCTCTGACTGGGGCAGCATGGACTATGCCTGCTCGATCTTCCTCAGTCTTGATGACCCAGGGACATTCGACTTCAACACCATGATCAGAGCTCATGTTAAAGACAATGACCCAGAGGCAGCACTCCTTTTGTACAAAGAGACGCAGGAGAGAATTGTCAGGCCTGACAACTTCACCTTCCCTTTCGCCCTCAAGGCTTGTGCTCAGCTCTCAGCCGCTGGAGAAGGAATGCAGATCCATGGGCATGTAACAAAACTTGGATTTCAATGTGATATCTTTGTCCAGAATAGTCTGATATACATGTATGGCAAGTGTGGGGAGATCAATCTCTGTTGCAGAGTGTTCAAGCAAATGGGCTCTGATAGGACTGTTGCTTCTTGGAGTGCTATTCTTGCAGCTCACACCAGAATGGGCTTATGGAATGAGTGCCTGAAGCTCTTTGCGATGATGACCGCAGAAGGTCTGAGAGCTGATGAGAGCTCCATGGTTAGCGCTCTCTCCTCGTGTGCACATTTGGGCACGTATGATCTTGGTAGAAGCATCCATTGTTCTTTACTCAGAAATATTAGTGGACTCAATGTAAtagttcaaacttcattgatcgatATGTACCTCAAATGTGGGTGCCTGGAGAAGGGGATGGCAATCTTTGATAGGATGCCTCAGAGGAACAAATGGACATTCAGTGCTGTGATCTCGGGGCTGGCGATGCATGGGGATGGCGAGAAGGTTCTGCAGATCTTGTCAAACATGCtcaaggaaggcatagaaccaGATGAAGCCATCTATGTGGGAGTCCTGAGTGCTTGCAGCCATGCTGGACTGCTTGAAGACGGGTTCTGGTGCTTTGATCAAATGCGGCTTGAACATCGGATCATACCTAATGCTCAGCATTATGGTTGCATGGTGGATCTCATAAGCCAAGCTGGGAAGCTGAACGAGGCCTACGAGATGATCAGGAGCATGCCAATGGGGCCAACCGATGTGGCTTGGCGCTGCCTACTGAATGCCTGCAAAATTCATGGAAACCTGGAGCTTGCAGAATGTGCCCATAAAAATCTAATGCAGCTAGATGTTCATAATGCAGGAGATCACATAATTTTATCAAATATGTATGCTGAAGCACAAAGATGGGATGATGCAGCAAGGATCAGAGCAGAAATGGCGGATAGAGGAGTGCTGCAGGTTCCAGGATACAGCAGGGTGGAGGTGAAGGGCAGGATGCATACCTTTGTTTCGCATGACAAGTCGCACCCCAAGAATGATGAAGTTTATGAGATGCTCCATCAGATGGAATGGCAGCTCAGATTTGAGGGCTACACCCCTGACACATCCCTTGTGCACAGCCAGAAGCTAGCAATTGCTTTCTCCCTTGTAAATACAAGCTATGGGACTCTGATACGGGTAGTTACAAACCTGAGAATGAATAAAGAGTGTCATACCTACACTGCACTGATTTCGAAGATATTTGAGCGGGAGATAATCATCAGGGATCACAACCGATTCCACTGCTTTAGGCAAGGGGCATGCTCTTGCGGAGGTTACTGGTGA